gaggacgccgccgccgccgccgccgccggcgggggGCCAGAGCAGGCTGGTGAGCAGGCACTCGAGGGAGGCGAAGGAGTGGGCGATTGCGTAGGCGGGCCAGTTGGAGGTGAGCAGGAAGGAGTGGACGTCGGCGGCGCGGGTGTTGTAGGCGGCCGTGGTCCAGAACTCGAGGAAGTGgaagagggcgagggcggcgaggaagAAGGGGAGGCGCCAGAGAGGCGAGGCGGTGAGGACGAGGATCGCGACGGTCCCCGTCACGCCCACGGCGAACGCGATGCCCAGGCAGAAGGAGCGGGCCGCGATGCCCGAGAGGGACTTTGGTTGGTGGCGGAGGTAGGGGAGCATGgcagcgtcggcggcggcggcgtcgtcgtcgtcatgtTCTCCTCGTTGGTGGCGAGAGAATCTGTGGGAGGATGGCTTGTCAGCGCCGGGTGGGCTCTTAGTGCTCGGTATCTCTGAGACATTGTGCATGACGACGCGGTCAAATTCGAGCGAGGCGCGGTTTGGGGCGGTGATGTTGCTGTTGGTcgacgaggaagagggaaggcggcggcgggaatAGCGGTAACACATGGTATGGTATGGGAGTAGTCAGTAGCCCGGGGCGGGGACTGCTCGTCAATGGCGCCGTGGTGGTCGAATATTGGAGTCGCCGTGTTTGCCACAATGCAATGCGGACGCCGCTTCGGCTGCGGGTGGGAAAGGCAGGTGGGAAACGAGGGTCTGCAGGTCTCTCTCAATTGAGCTTACCTATCTGGCGACCACGGCAGCGGACGAGAGGCGTCGTTCATCGTCGAGATGGGTTGTGGTGGCTGAAGGGGCAGAGTGATGATGTCGACAGCGCtgcggggggggggaatcGTTTCGTTTCGCCGGCGCGACAGAGACTCGCCCGCGCCTCTCCGTTACGCTGATCTCATGCCGATTGGTGATTGGTCCGTCCCTAGAATTGTTCCCTAAGTATTGTGCCGGATGAAGCGTCCTTGGAGGGGCAGCCTGGGCCGCGCTCTTGCTGTTTTGTCTTTCTTTTCGGTTCCCCCCTTGAAGGTGCAAGGCCGAACTCAGCTCGGCCGCAAGTCGTTTTCGTCGTTTGCGAAACGCAGCCAGCGGTTCCCTGTTCCCTCAGTGGATCCacacagcagcagccgctaGTGTAGCGCGGCACAGAACtaactaatccgtacactacagtACCCCACAGCACGCGGGGGCAGGGCCCCTGCAACCCAAACACGCGGGCCCCAAAAATGGGCACAGGCATTGGAGAGGGTGGCTTGGAACGGAGTGTTTGCTTGCGCCGTCCTGTGATCCCTTGCTTCGGGCGATTGGCACGGATGGCAACCATCCAATTCACGAGCCGTTCATACACAGAACGGGTGTTCCGAATCCCTCGGGAGAGCATGTGAGTAcgctgtacggagtacggagcgAGAGGTCGACAGTCACAGACCGCCCTGGATCCTAAACGAAGAGACAATGAGAACAAGGACGTTGACCCAGCCCCAGACGAATGGGATCCAGGTCGACATGTAGAACCCGCCGACGAGGTAGCTCGCGCCCACTCTATCACATGATCAGCACAATGCAGCCAAAAAGGGGGAAGAAAGCTTAACAGGCTCGAGGTCACTCACATCAAGCCCACGAGGGTGCCGGCAATTAGGGCCTCGGCGCCGGCAATGAGGGCGTAGACCAGGGGGACTAGCCAGAGATACTTCCAGCTGGACATGCGCTTGCCGCCCTGCATCAGCATGGCCACGCCGACGGCGCCCAGATGGAAGAGGCCGTAGAGGATCAAGGTCCAGAAGAGGGTGAACTTCCACATCTCGTCGAGCTCGTAGAGGATGATCTTGGCCGACTGCGGCGGCCAGAAGAGCGACGGAAACGGAGGCACCGTGTAGTCGGCCGGTATGTCGCGCCGGACGCGGCTGCGTGCGTCTCGTCTCAGCATCGGCAACAACTTTGACACGGGGACGTAACTGCGGGGAGATGCGATGGAAACATACGATGGCGCTTCCATGGTTGCGATCACTGGAGCGCGGGAGCGTTGTGTTGTTAGGCGCCTCTCTTGacaaaaaaaacaaaaattCATCTAAAACAGTCCGGACGGGGAGAGAATTGAAAAAAGAGGAATAAGAGAGAAAATGTCCCTGTAAGCGCTGGTTTGAAATGATGCTCGGACTACTTAACAAGACTTAATTCGTTAAGGTACCGTAGTCGCTTCGCGATCTCCGAGTCTTGCGGGATCAGATGCATGCGAGCCAAGCCATTCTCCAATCTCGGTCGATCCGCTCGGCTACCGACTGCGCGCTCTACCCGCGTAATTGAGCTACAAACGGAACCCTGGCTAGCTGCATACACTATGCCTCGGCACCTACGTTGCTTCCCGCCCAAAAACCGACAACCACCAACACCCAGCAGGCGCGCACCACTTACTCCGTAGTTACCTGTATTTCAGGGCAGGCCAACTGCCGTAACCCGGAAGCACAACCGGACCCGAATCTTAATTCCAATGGCCAATGCCAATGCCGATGTCGACGCCATAACCCACAACAGCCGCCATGTCCATCGACCGACTCCTCACCACGGTGCTGCAGCTGTACCAGGACGTGCACGACGATGAGCGCACCGAACAGATCTATGGGTCGACCGCCCTGCTGCTCACCAATCTCTCGAATCCATTGAATCTCTCGCTGCTCACCTCGCAACTCCTCATTGCCCCGGCAATATGGGGCCGCCGCGATGGCATGCGCACCTGCTATCGCATCATCAGCATCTTCAACACCGCCGCCATCCACGTGCGCCGCAACGAGCTCGAGAGGGAACAAAGCAGATACAAGAATAACAAAAGCAAAAACAACAACGACAATAACATCCAACCGGCCCGGACCGGTGGAGGAGGGCTGGGAAGCGATGCCTGGGCCGCCGCAGTCCTCAAGGGCGCCGACGACCAGTCGGGCCGGTGGCAGCACCTGCTCGTCTTCAGCGGCGTCCTGATGGGCATGGAGGGCGGCCAGCGGCGCTCCCTCAGCCGCTCCATGCGCGGCACCGTCGAGCGAGCCGTCGTCACGGCCACCAACCTCGCCATTCGCAACCGAGCGCCCGAACCTCCCGCCCCGTCGGGCCCCGTCGCCCTGGCTCTCAACTACGCCTTCCCGCTGCTGTCCGAGTCCTCGCGCGCCGGCCTGGACTGCGACGCCCTCGTGCCCATCGCGCTGCGGGCCATGCTCGGCGGAGACGGCCTGCAGGATGGCGTCTTGCTCACGTCCATGGACCAGGACGTCCGCCAGGCCGAGGACAAGTTCATGTGGCTCGAGTCCTCGCCCTCGTTCCTACATCTCAGGCAGCTCGAGCAGAGGCCGCTCGTCGCCGGCCTGGGCCCCCTTTCCACCCTGCTGTCCTACGCCGTGCGGCACGCGCGCGACTCCGCCGTCGTGCTGCAGCTGCAGGACGACCTGGTCGCCTTCACCTCGGGTTTGCTGCAGTACTGGCAGACCAACAAGCTCTGCGAGCTCGACGCCTCCGAGGAGACCATCTTCCTCACCCAGGAGACGCTGCAGACCACGTGGCCTGCCCTCTGGCAGTTCCTCAAGAGGATCATGTACGCCTCCGTGGCCATCCTCCATTCCATCGTCGCCCGCAGCCTCCTGGATCGCCGCCTCAAGCACCACACCGTCGAGCCCACCGTCGCCACGAAGACCCTCCACGCCCTCCGCAACCTCTACTTCATCTCGTCGCGCAACGGCAGCGACGCCTTCCAGGTCTACACCTTCACCTACCTCACCTCCCTCGACATCCTGTCCCGCTACGGCCCCGCCTGTGCCGCCTTCCTCCGCTCCGTCCTGCCTCCGTCATCCGCATCCGGCATCCCCCCACACCCCTTACACCGCACCCTCGACCTCTTCTACCTCAACACGGCCGAGCACCTCCCCCTGAACCTCCCGCCACAGGACTGCGAAGCCCTCATAATCGCCCCCGCGACACCCTACCTCACCACCCCGCCAtctctcttttcttcttcttcttcttcttcctcctccgccccGTCCGCGCTAGTGCCCCTCTTCGAAGCAGCCCACAGCGCCGTCCTGGCCGTCCTCTCGTGCCCGCACAACGCGCCCCTGACCACCCGCGTCGTGCCCTTCTACGCCGACgccctcttctcctccttccccGCCCGCATCTCGCCGCGCCAGTTCCGCCTCGCCTTCCGCACCATCCTGCAGATCCTCAGCCCCCCCTTCGCCGTCTCGTGGGAGCAGGTCGAACTGGGCGAGTGCCTGCTGGAGATGGTCCGCTACCGCGTCCGCGACGCCGGCAGGGACATTTTGCCGCCCGCTCCTCCCCccgcgtcctcctcctcctcctcctcctcctcttcttcttcttcttcagcTTCGGGCGATGCCGGGCAGCAGCGAGGAGCGGAAAGAGAGGAGGCGTCGGAGCAGAGCACGCTCGTGCTGACGCTGATCGACGCGCTGCCCTTCCTGCGCATGGACATCTTCGAGGAGTGGCTGGGcctggtggcggcggcggtgcacGAGGTCGTCGGCGAGAGGCTGAAGGAGGCGGTCAAGCGGCGCTTCTGGGAGGTGCTGGGCAGCGGCGAGATGGACGTCGAgcacgccgccgtcgccgccgcctggtGGGGGACCAAAGGCGGCCGGGAGGCCGTCCTGTTCGGCAGAGGAATCGCCCCGCACGGAGCCCGGCAAGGGCAGGGGCGAGAGGAGCCGTTCGTGATGAGCGGGGCGATCGTGAAGGAAGGGAGGGAGAGCAGGCTGTGAATGGATCGTGAGAGCGGCACGCACGACCCTGGACCGGGATCCGGATGGAGCGTGGAGGGAAGGttagaaaagggggggggagggagggaccTCCAGTCTCTCCGCGCGCCGCGCTCCTTGCTGCGCTGTGCTGGGCACAGTGGTCCAGCTGGATCTTCGGCAGCGCGCCCCCGTAcacgtgtgtgtgtgcgcgtGTGTGCGGTCTGTCCAGGTGCTGGTATCACTGAGGGAGACGGTCACACCTACAGGCTGCACCAGAGGATCAGGTCACTTGTCGGGTGTCGGTTTACCTGTCCCGTGAGACCACCACGCGGGGCCGGAGTCATGTCCCTTGCCTGTTGGTGCCTTTCTCTTCGGTATCATGACATGACGGAGGAAGCTGTAACAGTATCAATATGATGTGAGAACGCTACATGCACTACTACATAATGATTAGACAACCGCTGTGATGCCGCCTGTCTTATCACACGCCGCGGTTCAGAATAAGACGAAACTTCCTTCCTCGTGGCCCACCGATGAATGGTGAtactcaaaaaaaaaaaaaaaaaaaaaaaaaaaaaaaaaaaaaagaagaagaagaagaagaagaagaagaagaagaagaagaagcaccGTTAGTCTCAGCTCCAGCTACTCCTTCGGACGTGGCGCGGTTGTATCCCCTTATTGCTGCTGCTTGCTGTTGCAGTCAGAACACGCTTTACCTATCATCCCAATTAACAGTTGGATATGCCCAACAGGGTTGAAAGTCGCCAGAAGACGCCACTAGGGAAGCACAAAACGGCGCGCCGAGCCGCATCCGCCATGCTCCGGGTGATCCGCTGCCGCGAAGGGACCTAGGTGTCCCTGGGGCTGCTGGGTGCCTTTGGAGGACGGGCCTGAGCCGTGGAAGGAGGGGACTTCTAAGGTACCATgagcatgtatgtacatgttTTGCCTCCGgaacgagagagagagggagggagagcgCACGAATTGTCGTTGTTCTGACTCGTTTTGTACACTTATGCGTCGCATAACTCAGGCATACCATCTAAGTCTGTCGTCCGCCCCATCCCGGTGGTCGTAGTTACTTTGTCCCGCCATTTTTGCCCACACTAATTCATATGAACACGCGTAGCAACGACaagaaagagaagagaaatagaaaaaaaaaaaaaaaaggaaagggtATCTATACTCGCTCGTGCATGGCCATGCGTCCCAGGAAAAGCagttttctctctctcttatTTGGTTATATTTATTCATTCCTTCGCATCCACCAGCGCGTCCAAGTCGATCAGGCGCCGCATCTCGGCCCAATCCGAGTCGAAGCTCGGCTCCTCCACGGCAGGAATGGCGGACTCGATCCAGAACTGCTCTCGGTTGCCGTCGGCCTCCTGCAGGCGCGGATCGATGACGTCCTCTTGCGAGATCGGGTGGTTCTTCTGCAAGTGCTTGTCGAGATCGGCATGCCGGACGAATTTGGCACCGCAGCCCTCGACGGAGCAGGGAATGGTCCGCGTCGGCACGGCGGCCGAcatctcgtcctcctcgcccgGCCGCGCCGACTTGACCGTGTACTGGTTCGGCGGCCGTTTCCTTCCCAGGTGCACGTAGCGCACGTGCTCCTCCAGCTTCAGCTTGCTGACGAAGGTCTGGCCGCAGCCTTCTTCCCTCCAGTTCCAGTCGGCAATGTCGTCGGTCTGGTACGTGTCGACCTGGCCGCAGACGAAGCGCAGGCCCTCGTGCGCGGTCCGGATGTGGGTGTTGAGGTTCGAGACCCTGGTGAACTTCTTGCCGCAGCCTTCCCAGGTGCAGCCGACCGTCTTCCGGTCCTCGACCGTGGTGCCGGAGTGGTACATGTCCACGTGCCTCTCGAGGTCGGCCTGGCTCCCGCAGCGGACGTCGCAGAAGAGGCAGTCGACGTGCTCCTTGCGCATGTGGGCCTGCAGCTGCGGCAGGGTGCGGAAGCCGACCCTGCGCACGTCaccgtcgccggcgccgtcgccggcgcACTCCTCGCACCAGAAGCGCACCTCGCCGTGCTCCCGCTCGACGTGGCGGCGCAGGGCGCCGGCCGTGTCGAAGCCGGCCCGGCAgccctcctcggcggcgcaGACGAAGGCGGCCAGGCCGAGGTGGGCGACGCGGACGTGCCGCTGCAGGGTCTGGTGCTTGCGGAAGCTCAGGCTGCAGCCGTCGTAGCCGCGGCAGCGGAAGCGCTCGGCGCCCTCGTGGACGGCAGCGTGGCGGCGCAGGCGGGTGGCCGTGACGAAGGCCTTGCCGCAGCCGGGCTCGGCGCAGGCGTACTTCTTCTCGTGCGTGTGCGAGCCCTTGATGTGCTGCGCCAGGTGCTTCTCCTCGAGGTACGTCTTGTCGCAGCCCTCGTACGGGCACTTGTGCGGGCGGTCGTTGGTGTGCGAGCGCAGGTGGGCGGCCAGCCGCGCCGGCCGGTTGAACGTCTTGGGGCAGTTCGGGTAGGTACACTTGATGGTCTTGAGGTCCGACGGGAACTTGCGCCCGGCGCGGCGGGAGGGCGTGGGTCCTCCTCCGTCGGGGACAGACGTGGCCGTGGGTGTGGGTGTgagggggtggtggtggtctgTAGTTGTCTCGGGAGGGGACGAGGGGTTGGTATGGCCGCTATGGTCGCTATCGATCTTGTCGTCGCCGCTGTCGGGCTTTTCGTCGTTGTTATTGTTGCCACTGCTCTTATTGCTGCTGTCGTCGGAGGAGGTGCATCTTGTCGAGTCGGAGGTAGTAAATCGAAATGGCAGAGCTAGGGCGAGCTCCTCCGTATCAGTTGCTTGCGGCGATTGAATCTGCTGCCGCTTGGACGGACCCGACGGCCCAGACGGCCCTCCGTCTCCAATTGCGGCTTTCCGCTTCATGGCCCCGGCCGGAGGGGAGCTTCGGCCAGAGTATTGAAggcggaggaagaggaggaatggATGTAAGTTTGTTGTACTTGCAGATCGGAGAAAGTTGAGGAGCCTGATTTCTCCCAACTTTTTTTTGTGGGCAGCAGGCAGCGGGCAACACAATGAACCACTGTTGTAATACGTTACCGGGGAAGGTACCCAGTACCCAGTTAGTTAATGGGGTGCCCCACTCAAATTTTTCACTGTTCTCCCCCCGGTCAGCCATCCGCCCAAACCGCAGCGGCTCCTTTCCATCAAACAAAGCGCCCCTCCTCCAACATTTATCACCGCTGCCTACTGCTGCCACTTCCCATCCCCGCCTCTCCAGTTCGCTCGATTCTCTTCGCGACTAAATAATACAAAACAATGTCTGACTACGGCGCTGACGACGATCGCGAGCCTCTGTAAGCTTCCCGCTTCCTTAGTTCTCCGTCATCGCACATCCCTCTCCGCGATTCCgggaaggaaaagaaagggTCATCAATTTTCGGTTTTTCTCCCTCTAACCCAGGCGCGACCACAGCAACGACGAGCCGGCCTTCGACGAGGACCCGGACGAGTACTacgagccggagccggagccggccgacgaggacgaggcggcGCGGGAGGCCGAGCAGGACGGCGAGCACCAGGACGCCGACCACGTCATCGCGTCGGGCGACCCCAACGCGACCGCCAACGTCGGCAAGGGCAGCGAGAAGTCGCACAAGGACAAGAAGATCCCCAACGACCAGCGCACCACCACCCCCTTCATGACCAAGTACGAGAAGGCGCGCATCCTGGGCACCAGGGCCCTGCAGATCAGGTCGGTCTCAACCACCACCTACCTACCCACCCACCTATTCACCTACCCAATGCGGCGGTTATCTGGAAGAGAaaagagaggggggggggggggaggggagaagAGAAAGGAAGAGGCAAGgttttgttttctttttttcgtTTTGCTGACTTGGGATGCCATTACAGCATGAACGCGCCTGTCTTGGTCGACCTCGAGGGTGAGACGGACCCGCTGCAGATCGCCATCAAGGAGCTCAGGGAGAAGAAGATCCCCCTCATTGTGCGTCGGTACCTGCCCGATGGATAGTAAGTGGCTGCGCCCTGGTTGGCTTTATTCTCTTATCGGGGGCTGAGAACTGATCGTGTGTCCCTTAGCTACGAGGACTGGACCTGTGAAGAGCTCCTTCAATGATTCGTCGTGTGTAAGaaaacaagaaaaaaaaccgAAACTGCATTAGCGATGGCGTTGGGGTGTTACTTTTTTTgcttttttattttttttatttttttttccctctggTTTTCTTCTCTCTTTTGGGAATAGGGATGATCGCAGAGAAAGGCCAGAAGCATGCTGAATCTTGTGGGTACTTCCCAGGCCTTTTTTCTCTTTGAGTTCGGAGGCTTTCTTCGACTTTGACGGAAACGGGACCCGATTGAAATTTGGGTGCTGATGGGTGGAGATGGTAGATGTAGTTCTGAGAGATGAGACTATCAGAGTCTTAATAGGACGTACTACACTACGGAGTTTAAGTCTGCATAAAGCGGGTGATGAATCCAACGTCAGTCTTCCATGACGTCTTGATAGTTTGCCTGAACCGACTTGGCAGCTGTGAGAAGATTGCTGCTAGCACTCTGTCAGCCAAGGGTTTCTCGCTCCCGCCCTTGGCCTGCGTATTTTCCATGCAAAAGTCCCGCCGGCTCCTTCCTGCACGCCGAGGGGTAATATCCACAACAACAGCCGAGCGGAGCACAACTGCAGGTTAATAATAAGAGGAGAAAACGAGAGAAGAAGAACCCACCCACGCCCACTCGCAACCCACTCAAAGGCCTCTGATCCCGACGCAATTGTCACCAGACAACACAAGGGTGACTAGTCTAGTGGTCAGGACGCTTCGTTGTGGCTTTCGTTCCATATACGAACCCGAAGAAACCCCGGTTCGATTCCGGGGTCGCCCAATCTCTTGTTGGACTCACaacgttttttttttgtatGTCCGGGGTATGTATATACTTGTTTAATCCTGGGAGGTCAAGACTCCCGAGTCGAGAGTAGTTGGAACATCAGGCCTTGACAGAATCGCTGTTGTTTTTCCTCCTTCTTTTAACAAGTATAACTGCGTTCATCAAGCAGAAATTTGATCACCTAGGCTTCTAGGATCCTCTGGATGGGACCAAAGTCAAACTTGCATGACACGGAATGCAGAGGCTAGAGAGGTACAAGTGACGACAAAAAGTGGTGGATAGAAGAAGACACTAAATATTAATATTCGTAATAAGCATAGCAAGGAGCCTAACTAAGTAAGATCCTAGAGTCTCCCCGTTCTCGTCGTCAATCCAAACAAGCACAACCCTCAACCCTTCCCCCTTCTCACCGTAAAGCCCAGGATCTACCATCCGCAAGGCTTGGTGCACTTGCCGGCACCCGTGACGCCCCTGTTTACCCTCAAGCAGTCGCTGTACTGGGCCTTGCACTTGTTGACGGCGCCCGAGAAGTCGTCGTTCCACCCGAAGGTGCGCTTCTCGACGCTGCCCCGGAACTCAAAGTAGCCGACGTCCCGGCGCCCGTGCGGCTTGCGCTTGCAGCCCTCGGCGTAGACGTTGACGCAGTCCTCGTACTGCTCCTTGCAGGCGTCGGCGCAGACGTTTGTGCACTGGTTCCGCTGATACTTGCGGCAGTTGCGGCTATCGCGGTCGGTGTAGCCCTTGAACGGGAACTGGGCCCACTCGTTGGGGAGGTCGTTGCAGCTCACGACGGGCATGTCGATGCCGCCGACCGGCTTGCCCGGGCCGTAGCCGTAGAGCGGGCTACTGGGCTGGATGCAGATGTTGGTGGGGGTCGGGATGGGGCacctggtggtggtgctggaGGCAGGGGGCTTGGTAGAAGTCGCGGGCGGCTCCGTGCCGGTGGCAGGGGCGCACGTGGCGGTCACAGTGATGGTAGTGGATGGGTGCGCACCGCCCTTGGGGGGCTTCTTGCCCCAGAAGTCGTCCTTGCGGCAGCCGCCACGCGGGTTGCTGTCGCAGTACTTGGCGATGTCGGCGCACCACTGGCTAAACTCGAAGCAGTCGAGCACGTCGGGCCACCCGGCCTGCTTGAAGCAGGACGCAACTTGGACGTGGCAGCTAGACCAGGCATTCTTGCACGTCTTGGGGTCGTTCCAGTCGGGGAGGGGCGACGAGCACCACTTGCCGCACTTGTACTCGCACTGCGGGGGCACGACGGTGGTAGACACGCAGGCGGAGCTGCTGGTGCTTGTGGTCGAGGTGGCCGGGGTGGTGCTCGTCGAAGTAATAGTTGAAGTTTCGGGAGGCGCTGTCGACGAAGAGGTGGAAGAGGAGGTGGTGGAAGTGACGGTCGAAGACGGCGGCAGCGAGGTGCTGCTCGAGACGGAGGGCTGGTAACCACAGGGTTGGAGCGATCCCAGCTCCTCGGCGACGTAGAGGTTCAGGCGGCTGCGGCCACCGCAGGTCTCGTCCGCGTTGCCGTTGCAGGGCATGTCGCACTCGTCAGCGGGCGCAGCATAGGTGTCGTTGCCGATGACGACGCCGCAGTAGCATTCACCTTCCTCGGACGTTAGAACAtgcctctctctctctctctctctcttttttctcTCTAACCATGGTCATGCTCGTCACTCACCGCTGTACTCGGTTCCGGCAAAGGGGAAGCCGCCGTCGCGGCAGGCCTGCAGACGCTTCTCGGTGGTCAGGGTGGCGCTGTCGAGCTGGACCTGACGGTATGTCAGGGCGCGGCCCAGGCTCGAGTCGTCGGTCCAGCAGCCGAGAGGTTCGTAGTCGGCAACGGTGACATGGTCGACAGGCAGGAAGGTGGGGTCAGAGTAGACAGAAAAGTGGCCGTTACCGCCGCACGTCTCGGACTTGTTGCCATTGCAGGGGAGGTCGCACTGCGAGTCGTCGACCTGCGGTCCGTTGACGGTCTGGCCGCAGTAGCACACGCCGTAGTAGACGAGGCCGGCGTAGCGGTAGCCATTGCCCTTGCACGTGGCCACGCACTTCTCGACGGTGCCCTCCTGCTGGTCAAGGGGAGGGCGGAAGGGCAAGAGCTGGGTGCCGGCCGATTCCCCAAAGCAACCGGAATAGACAAATGGCTGGAAGGGGTCGAGGCACGGAGGGAGGGGAATCTCGGTAGCCTGGACGTGACCGACGAGagccagcgccgccgccgcggcgaccATCTTGAAGGGGGCCATATTGGAGAGAGAGAACGGAAGCCTGACCGGAGCCCGGGGGAACCGTTGCAGGGGGCAAGGGATCGGGCCGTGTAGTGAGTGACACGGTCAACAAAGAAGAGAGCTTGAGGATCTTGCTCCTGTCTTGGGCGCCGGAGGATGAACCCTGAGGAGAGGAAAGAAGAGTCGTTCCGGAAGCTGGTGAAGGCGGTGGTTTTATGTAGCCATCACGATAGCCATGACGAGCAGCAAGTGAGAGCGTCTGTCGACCATTGGACCGGGGGCTCGGCGAGGCTAGTGGTCGGATCGGATGAGCTGGGCACTAGCGTCGACAGAGGACTAGGTTTGCCTGGCGATGCCGGGAGTTGGCGGCGAGCCCCATTCGGGACGGTCCTGGCAATGATACCGTGTCATTGAGATTGGCGCCGCGGAGTCGGGTCGAGGGTCTGCTGCTGACGGTTTCGTCACTCAATATTGGGCATTAACCAGAAGGCATGGCACCGACTGGACCGAATGGACCGGAATGGGATGAAATGGCGGGGTCGGATCGACTACGGCTGCGCAGCGGCATCCCCATTCGCGGCTTTGGCGGCACTATCGAGTCGAACACGAtggaaaaacaaaaagaaaACACAGCCTGCTTGTCCGCCGGTGGGATAATTGCTTCGCCTTGCGGTTCGGCTCGGGGGATAGTGGTGTAGGTCAAAACGCGCGCGGCTGCATCGTGTGGGGATAATGGCCGGAGGAAACCACAGAGAAAACCGATAGTGTGCGGATACAGGCGAGATCGAAGCTCGTTGGTGGCTTGGGTTCAGCACAAAACGGGGAAGTGTAAGCTGACAGCAAGCCCCGTCATTGGAGGATCGTCCTGTTCCTGCAGTAGCGCGGGCAAGGGCCCTGGGGGTCTGGCCCGGCCGGATCTGGTGGCCTGGGTCGAGCTTGGACCCCGGAATCGAGTTTCCTCCCAATACGTTAACTAGTGTACTTTACATAGTAGTTACCTACTTCGTAACATTCTCTCCCGCCTTTCCTCACCGCCAAGCATCTTGACCGCGGCCACGCTTCTGCTGGACCATGGTCAGTTCGTCCGCAGGCCCGACGGATATTCCCTGGGCCCACTGCTCCCTACGCGTGCCGAGTTACGCGCGAGCAATCTTCAAGAAAAATGAATGCTGGCCAGCATGttcgattttttttttttattattGATGACTCTTGACCGCGCTCTGATGTCCCCAGCCGTTCGGTTTCTGGCTCCCACAAATGTTTGGGCATTGTAAGGATCACGGATGATGTATCCCATACAAACTCTACGAGGTGCtctacgtacatacatacgaaCTTCAGGAGCACCCAGCTGAGAAGGCCCGGAAACCCGGATATGGTCCGGATATGTGGTGACTCAAGAATCAATATCCTCTCGTTGTGTCTGTTTATTTTTAGCTGGCAGCGCAAAAGCCAGCGCAGCCACGAGGAAATCCACGTAGCAATATTGCTACTCTCTGTATTGTTTTTTTGCCTTTCCTGTCAACCCGCATGCTGCATGGAAGGACAGCACGCTTCTTTTGTCCCACACACCGCTGCAACGCGCCAATATTGGCCCACATCAAACCCAGCCAGTGAGTGCACTGCACCCGCGAGCAGCGGGCAACCACAAATACGTGCTATTGCATACTCCATGTTCCACTAGACTATTGACGCTAGGGCTGAATGCAGCCTGCTCGGGGCCTCCAGCCGGGCATTCGTTGTCGTCGCAAGACTTGCCGGCGGGGATCACCTTTCTGCATCGGCCAGGCGCCGTCAAGGTCTCATCGGCCCAAGACCAGCTCACCCCGCAGATGCAGCTACACTTCTTTGGTGGAAGTAGGTACTCCGCACTCTATTTCATCCATCCTTCTTTGACTGGCTAGCGAGCGGGGAGGGATCCAGAGGACATCCGGACCTCCCAAAGGAAACAAAACAAGCACTTTACCCACAGTCCTCGCACGC
This DNA window, taken from Thermothelomyces thermophilus ATCC 42464 chromosome 3, complete sequence, encodes the following:
- a CDS encoding uncharacterized protein (WSC carbohydrate-binding protein) translates to MAPFKMVAAAAALALVGHVQATEIPLPPCLDPFQPFVYSGCFGESAGTQLLPFRPPLDQQEGTVEKCVATCKGNGYRYAGLVYYGVCYCGQTVNGPQVDDSQCDLPCNGNKSETCGGNGHFSVYSDPTFLPVDHVTVADYEPLGCWTDDSSLGRALTYRQVQLDSATLTTEKRLQACRDGGFPFAGTEYSGECYCGVVIGNDTYAAPADECDMPCNGNADETCGGRSRLNLYVAEELGSLQPCGYQPSVSSSTSLPPSSTVTSTTSSSTSSSTAPPETSTITSTSTTPATSTTSTSSSACVSTTVVPPQCEYKCGKWCSSPLPDWNDPKTCKNAWSSCHVQVASCFKQAGWPDVLDCFEFSQWCADIAKYCDSNPRGGCRKDDFWGKKPPKGGAHPSTTITVTATCAPATGTEPPATSTKPPASSTTTRCPIPTPTNICIQPSSPLYGYGPGKPVGGIDMPVVSCNDLPNEWAQFPFKGYTDRDSRNCRKYQRNQCTNVCADACKEQYEDCVNVYAEGCKRKPHGRRDVGYFEFRGSVEKRTFGWNDDFSGAVNKCKAQYSDCLRVNRGVTGAGKCTKPCGW